From the genome of Lotus japonicus ecotype B-129 chromosome 6, LjGifu_v1.2, one region includes:
- the LOC130725544 gene encoding uncharacterized protein LOC130725544, which translates to MMSEDSGNNSDNRGGDTDGNDNNDSGLVASATVMVIATREVLLDWAKNVGKQLGFVIIIRRSDCGSKGRGSKGRQLAILVCEMSGKYKPYKPVLVRKGTGTKEVRGDQNHEPVETLVGHAYARRLTSQENDMVGKIVDNRVKPDNMLLALKDPQNLTTIRQVYNERMTHIRAKRGQLPEMQYLMRLLEEDSYSHIPYNSSLAMPIPYC; encoded by the exons ATGATGAGTGAAGATAGTGGCAACAACAGTGACAACAGAGGTGGTGACACTGACGGTAATGACAATAATGACAGTGGCCTGGTTGCGTCGGCAACAGTAATG GTTATTGCTACTCGGGAAGTGCTTTTGGATTGGGCTAAGAATGTAGGAAAGCAACTAGGCTTTGTGATCATTATTAGAAGGTCTGATTGTGGGAGCAAGGGTCGTGGGAGTAAAGGCAGACAGTTGGCTATTTTGGTGTGCGAGATGAGCGGCAAGTACAAACCGTACAAGCCTGTGTTGGTGCGGAAGGGGACAGGAACCAAGGAAG TACGTGGCGACCAAAACCATGAGCCAGTCGAGACTCTGGTTGGCCATGCCTATGCCCGTCGCCTTACAAGTCAAGAAAATGATATGGTTGGTAAAATAGTTGACAATAGAGTGAAGCCAGATAACATGTTGCTGGCATTGAAGGACCCTCAGAATCTGACTACCATAAGGCAAGTGTACAATGAGCGGATGACACACATTAGGGCCAAGAGGGGACAATTGCCAGAGATGCAGTACTTGATGAGGTTGTTGGAGGAAGACAG TTACAGCCACATTCCCTACAACAGCTCACTTGCTATGCCAATTCCATATTGCTAA
- the LOC130723133 gene encoding probable flavin-containing monooxygenase 1, with protein MDTLNNQPIMVSKIAIIGAGVSGIAAAKQLSHHNPIVFEATDSIGGIWRHCVYNCTKLQSQTWNYEFSDFPWPKRESTDYPSYLEILEYLENYAERFDLNKLVKFNTKVLEVKFIGGQQEGSDFGRLPGDHGNPLPGNPVWELAVQTNGSDTIQKYHFEYVVVCTGKYGDIPLKPSFPNNKGPEVFQGKVLHSLDYCKLDKEGTSELVKGKKVVVVGYKKSAIDLALECTQANQGPDGKPVTMVVRSLHWTLPHYRIWGVPFFLFYATRSAQFLHETPNQGLLRSLLGLVLSPMRRGISKFIESYLAWKLPLDKYGLRPDHPFEEDFASCQIAITPDNFFNEADKGKIIFKRASKFWFWNGGVEFDDNTKIDADVVILATGFDGKKKLKTILPDPFRSLLEYPSGLMPLYRGTIHPLIPNMAFVGYVESVSNLYTSEMRSMWLAGLLDGKFKLPNAEKMLAQIFKDMEVMKRSTRFWQRQCVTTWGIGHNDEICKDLGWNAWRKKNLVKEAFSPYFSGDYKKED; from the exons ATGGATACACTAAACAACCAACCAATTATGGTTTCCAAAATTGCCATCATCGGGGCTGGAGTGAGTGGCATTGCCGCTGCAAAACAGCTGAGCCACCACAACCCTATTGTTTTTGAGGCCACAGATTCCATTGGTGGGATATGGAGGCACTGTGTGTACAATTGTACTAAGCTCCAGTCTCAGACTTGGAACTATGAGTTCAGTGACTTCCCATGGCCTAAGAGGGAAAGTACTGACTACCCTTCTTACTTGGAGATTTTGGAGTACTTGGAGAACTATGCCGAGCGTTTCGATCTGAACAAGCTCGTGAAGTTCAACACCAAGGTGTTGGAGGTGAAGTTTATAGGGGGACAACAGGAAGGGTCCGATTTCGGACGCCTCCCTGGTGACCATGGAAACCCACTTCCTGGTAATCCTGTGTGGGAGCTTGCTGTGCAGACCAATGGATCAGACACCATTCAG AAATACCACTTCGAGTATGTTGTGGTTTGCACTGGAAAATATGGTGACATACCCTTGAAGCCATCATTTCCAAACAACAAAGGGCCTGAAGTGTTCCAGGGTAAGGTCCTGCATTCCCTAGATTACTGTAAACTTGACAAGGAAGGTACTTCAGAACTTGTCAAGGGAAAGAAGGTTGTGGTGGTCGGTTACAAAAAGTCAGCCATTGATCTAGCACTCGAGTGTACCCAGGCAAACCAAG GACCTGATGGAAAACCTGTCACCATGGTAGTAAGAAGTTTACATTGGACACTTCCCCATTATCGGATTTGGGGAGTTCCCTTTTTCTTGTTCTACGCTACAAGATCTGCTCAATTCCTCCATGAAACTCCAAACCAGGGTTTACTTAGAAGCCTTCTCGGCCTCGTTCTTTCTCCAATG AGACGTGGAATTTCTAAGTTCATTGAGTCCTATTTGGCCTGGAAACTTCCTTTGGATAAGTACGGGTTGAGGCCAGATCACCCATTTGAGGAGGATTTTGCATCTTGTCAAATAGCTATCACGCCAGACAATTTCTTTAATGAGGCTGATAAGGGAAAAATCATCTTCAAAAGGGCATCAAAGTTTTGGTTCTGGAATGGAGGAGTTGAATTTGATGACAACACAAAAATCGATGCCGATGTGGTGATTCTTGCGACAGGTTTTGATGGGAAGAAGAAGCTCAAAACTATTTTACCAGACCCTTTCCGTAGCTTGTTGGAGTACCCTTCTGGTCTCATGCCCTTATACAG AGGAACTATCCATCCGTTGATTCCAAACATGGCCTTTGTGGGTTATGTTGAGAGTGTTTCAAATCTTTACACTTCAGAGATGCGCTCCATGTGGCTAGCAGGACTACTAGATGGTAAATTTAAGCTCCCCAATGCTGAGAAGATGTTGGCACAAATATTTAAGGACATGGAAGTAATGAAAAGGTCGACCAGATTCTGGCAAAGGCAATGCGTTACAACTTGGGGCATTGGCCACAATGATGAAATATGCAAAGATCTGGGTTGGAATGCATGGAGGAAGAAGAACTTGGTAAAGGAGGCATTCAGCCCTTACTTCAGTGGAGACTATAAGAAGGAAGACTGA